One window of the Helicoverpa zea isolate HzStark_Cry1AcR chromosome 7, ilHelZeax1.1, whole genome shotgun sequence genome contains the following:
- the LOC124632016 gene encoding uncharacterized protein LOC124632016 — translation MPLFGSKMQCIAVFCGVVALAAGGAVNYCGARMCANTNAHTFCQFPEGPSPHCEGYISARLTIEEKSRLIARLNRRRNEAASGIMRGLPTAGNMLKLRWVEELAREAQRWADQCRPPRPIEEHDACRNLYSLTVGQCVASVVGEAPGLKVESMVDIWYMQSMLFKGNVTFYVPPTPNGSFYGDFAQIIWARSYMVGCGRSRFMTQWQGRLRSVERLVCNIAPAGPIPSRPLWAPAAPAALCPPRSIQDHMLKALCDYRWDPDDLSAIGSSMTLEEHLLLNTVLEIEDNQTLNYLGSLDEIYLTKMAIATLENIITTQVNSMQRRDVVEVIDMDSLYVNISSTTIAPTAMVPPKMATVPSTATVPPMILPTSTLTTPPTLPPPVVVPATNTTLPPDKNTTTIKVTKTTKKKISLIGRPRTYNMEDLTDFDEKTENNTPIEEKEIPKREKEFYAEYDFLEIADDNVSSTLTTTMTTTITTTMTTIDLTNTTEAPSVVNVLINPDVLRDAVTRLSQNSNVLYGGPLNTLITNDLLKSDMPSLYISNIGNESNTGNEINTGNWSQALVVGNATFTTRDDIDDYLSDPETVRELQEALERIEQDMAPKRKSEKQGKVRRELRNFPEDSESTTQIDGQTSNGQYDAEVERNKTLERGPMYNMVMKYMPYLKQYEGGILPKDGEYGSSIASGLSPSLFLVLIVCL, via the exons ATGCCTTTGT TTGGCAGTAAGATGCAATGCATCGCGGTGTTCTGCGGCGTGGTCGCGCTGGCGGCCGGCGGCGCCGTCAACTACTGCGGCGCCAGGATGTGTGCTAACACTAATGCGCACACTTTCTGTCAGTTCCCT GAAGGACCAAGTCCACACTGCGAGGGGTACATAAGCGCTCGCCTCACCATAGAGGAGAAGTCACGGCTGATAGCGAGGCTGAACAGACGGAGGAACGAAGCTGCATCAGGCATCATGCGGGGCTTGCCCACAGCTGGGAATATGCTCAAGTTG CGTTGGGTGGAGGAGTTGGCTCGAGAAGCCCAGCGGTGGGCAGACCAGTGTAGGCCACCAAGACCAATTGAGGAGCACGATGCTTGCAGAAATCTAT ATTCCCTGACGGTGGGGCAGTGCGTGGCGTCCGTGGTGGGCGAGGCGCCAGGCCTCAAGGTCGAGTCCATGGTCGACATCTGGTACATGCAGAGTATGCTCTTCAAGGGAAACGTCACCTTCTATGTGCC ACCTACTCCAAACGGCAGCTTCTACGGTGACTTCGCTCAGATAATTTGGGCTCGGAGTTATATGGTCGGCTGTGGACGAAGTAGATTTATG ACGCAATGGCAAGGCCGTCTCCGAAGCGTGGAGCGTCTGGTATGCAACATAGCGCCAGCGGGGCCCATACCCTCGCGGCCGCTGTGGGCCCCCGCCGCGCCGGCCGCCCTGTGCCCGCCTCGCTCCATACAGGATCACATGCTGAAGGCCCTATGTGATTACC GCTGGGACCCGGACGATCTATCAGCCATAGGCTCTTCGATGACATTAGAAGAGCACCTACTTTTAAATACAGTATTAGAAATAGAGGACAATCAGACACTAAACTATTTAGGAAGCCTAGACGAGATTTATTTAACTAAGATGGCAATAGCAACATTAGAGAATATTATCACAACGCAAGTAAATTCTATGCAAAGAAGAGATGTCGTTGAAGTGATAGATATGGATTCACTTTACGTAAATATAAGTAGTACGACGATTGCACCGACGGCGATGGTTCCACCGAAGATGGCCACGGTCCCATCCACGGCGACAGTTCCACCGATGATTCTACCGACGAGTACACTGACGACTCCGCCTACACTTCCCCCACCAGTCGTGGTACCAGCAACAAACACAACGCTACCTCCAGACAAAAACACGACAACTATCAAAGTCACTAAAACAACAAAGAAGAAAATCAGTCTAATCGGAAGACCAAGAACGTACAACATGGAAGACTTAACAGATTTCGATGAAAAGACAGAAA ATAACACACCTATTGAGGAAAAGGAAATACCAAAGAGAGAAAAGGAATTTTATGCAGAGTACGATTTCCTTGAAATTGCCGACGATAATGTATCATCTACGTTAACTACTACAATGACTACTACAATTACCACTACAATGACTACTATAGATTTGACAAATACTACAGAAGCCCCAAGTGTAGTAAATG ttttaataaatccGGATGTTCTGAGAGACGCTGTGACGAGATTGAGCCAGAATTCAAATGTGTTATATGGTGGACCACTGAATACACTTATTACTAATGATTTGCTCAAGTCTGATATGCCAAGTTTGTACATCAGTAATATTGGTAACGAGAGTAATACTGGTAATGAGATTAACACTGGTAACTGGTCGCAAGCTCTGGTGGTTGGAAATGCAACGTTTACAACGAGGGATGATATTGATGACTATCTCTCCGATC CTGAAACAGTGCGAGAACTGCAGGAGGCTTTAGAACGTATAGAGCAAGACATGGCACCGAAACGAAAGTCAGAGAAACAGGGAAAG GTTCGACGAGAATTAAGAAATTTCCCTGAGGATTCGGAATCAACAACACAAATAGACGGGCAAACTTCTAACGGCCAATATGATGCCGAGGTAGAGAGGAACAAAACATTAGAACGGGGTCCTATGTACAACATGGTAATGAAATATATGCCTTATTTAAAGCAGTACGAAGGTGGAATTTTGCCTAAAGATGGTGAATATGGTTCAAGTATAGCAAGCGGTTTGTCACCGTccctttttttagttttaattgtgTGTTTGTAA
- the LOC124631839 gene encoding sphingosine-1-phosphate lyase has translation MSERPQPLKAINRLFEGKEPWQIVTMTASSILAIVWAHSLYNAKESVTTRLRKEFFRWLRQVPIVRRKIDEKMAEINSDFRKDVTKRLAGVTVRRELPETGLDPEQVMEEVRDHVALGAYDWQNGSVSGAVYHVSQEISKVACDAYSLTAYTNPLHADVFPGINKMEAEVVRMAINLFHGDDDCCGTVTTGGTESIIMACKAFRDLAYSKGISNPQIIVPSTVHSAFDKAAQYLGLSVKTIPVNPDTMTVDVEKVKRAIGRRTCLIVGSAPNYPYGTMDDIIALSDIAVEYDVPLHVDACLGGFVAAFMNDAGHHVPVFDFRLPGVSSISADTHKYGFAPKGTSVILYRKQEYRHHQYTVTTEWPGGVYGSPTVNGSRAGGLIAACWATMMYVGKARYVQMTDEVIRTARHIENEVRKIPGLFVFGKPATSVVAFGSNKFDIFKMAELLHKKGWSLNALQFPSGIHICVTHAHTHAGIAERFLADTRDAAAACMKDSNAPVEGKMAIYGVAQEISDRSLVSDITKYFIDSMYYLPKEEDQIKSNSN, from the exons ATGAGTGAGCGACCTCAGCCGCTGAAGGCCATCAACAGGCTGTTTGAGGGGAAGGAGCCATGGCAAATAGTCACGATGACAGCCTCGTCCATACTGGCTATCGTGTGGGCACATAGCTTGTACAATGCTAAAGAAA GTGTAACAACACGCCTCCGCAAAGAATTCTTCAGATGGCTTCGTCAAGTGCCCATAGTTCGTCGTAAGATTGACGAGAAGATGGCTGAGATCAACAGTGACTTTAGAAAGGATGTCACCAAGAGGCTAGCTGGTGTGACTGTGAGGAGAGAGCTGCCGGAGACCGGTCTTGATCCTGAACAGGTGATGGAGGAAGTAAGGGATCATGTTGCTTTAG GTGCATATGACTGGCAAAACGGTAGCGTCTCAGGCGCCGTATACCACGTGAGCCAGGAGATCAGTAAAGTGGCCTGCGATGCCTACAGTCTCACTGCTTACACCAATCCCTTACATGCTGACGTGTTCCCCGGGATCAATAAGATGGAAGCTGAGGTTGTGAGGATGGCCATCAATTTGTTCCATGGAGACGATGATTGTTGTGGGACG GTGACAACAGGAGGCACAGAGTCCATAATAATGGCCTGCAAAGCGTTCAGGGACCTCGCATACAGTAAAGGCATATCCAATCCCCAAATCATTGTACCGTCCACTGTACATTCAGCGTTTGACAAGGCAGCCCAGTACCTTGGTCTTTCAGTGAAGACGATACCTGTTAATCCGGATACCATGACTGTGGACGTTGAGAAGGTTAAAAGGGCTATTGGGAGGAGGACTTGCTTG ATCGTAGGCTCAGCCCCCAACTACCCGTACGGTACAATGGACGACATTATAGCGCTCTCCGACATAGCTGTGGAGTACGACGTTCCGTTACACGTAGACGCGTGTCTTGGCGGCTTTGTGGCGGCCTTCATGAATGACGCTGGACATCACGTTCCGGTCTTCGACTTCAGGCTCCCAGGAGTTAGCAGTATTTCTGCTGATACTCATAAG TACGGGTTCGCGCCTAAAGGCACATCAGTAATTCTGTACAGAAAGCAAGAATATCGTCATCACCAATACACCGTCACTACTGAATGGCCCGGCGGTGTCTATGGTTCTCCTACTGTCAATG GAAGCCGCGCGGGAGGTCTGATCGCTGCGTGTTGGGCGACAATGATGTACGTGGGCAAGGCCAGATATGTGCAGATGACGGATGAAGTTATACGCACTGCCAGGCATATTGAGAACGA AGTCCGCAAAATCCCCGGTCTCTTCGTGTTCGGTAAGCCAGCGACATCTGTGGTAGCGTTTGGCTCCAACAAGTTTGACATATTCAAGATGGCGGAGCTCTTACACAAGAAGGGATGGAGTCTAAACGCTTTGCAGTTCCCATCTGG TATCCACATCTGCGTGACTCACGCACACACTCACGCGGGTATAGCGGAGCGGTTCCTGGCCGACACGCGTGATGCCGCCGCCGCTTGTATGAAGGATAGCAATGCTCCTGTTGAGGGAAAG ATGGCAATATACGGCGTGGCTCAAGAGATATCAGACCGCAGCTTAGTATCCGACATTACGAAATACTTCATCGATTCCATGTACTATCTACCTAAGGAAGAAGATCAAATCAAATCCAACTCTAACTAG